In the genome of Populus alba chromosome 11, ASM523922v2, whole genome shotgun sequence, one region contains:
- the LOC118031415 gene encoding uncharacterized protein produces the protein MSLTQKSFLPLFLSLIFLLSTITTTTSTLQNLLRSQGLPGGLFPNNVKSYNLEQNGRLEVQLDGPCMTKYEARVVFDSVVRANLSYGGLMGLEGLIQEELFLWFPVKGFLVNDPSSGLILVDIGLAHKQLSRSLFEVPPVCKPREADLLENLGRRMGFQAQR, from the exons ATGTCTCTGACACAAAAATCTTtcctccctctctttctctcgcTTATTTTCCTCCTCTCCACCATCACCACAACCACTTCCACTTTACAAAACCTCCTTCGAAGCCAAggcttaccaggtggtctgttTCCAAACAACGTCAAGTCCTACAATCTCGAGCAAAATGGTCGCTTAGAAGTGCAGTTAGATGGTCCATGCATGACTAAGTATGAGGCAAGAGTGGTCTTTGACAGTGTGGTTAGAGCTAATCTTAGTTATGGTGGACTTATGGGGCTGGAAGGACTTATTCAAGAAGAGCTTTTTCTTTGGTTTCCTGTTAAAGGTTTTTTGgtgaatgatccatcttctgGTTTGATCTTGGTTGATATTGGTCTTGCTCATAAGCAGCTTTCTCGTTCTCTCTTTGAAGTCCCTCCTGTTTGCAAGCCTCGAG AGGCTGATCTGTTGGAGAATCTTGGAAGGAGGATGGGATTTCAAGCTCAGAGATGA